In a single window of the Candidatus Methylomirabilota bacterium genome:
- a CDS encoding ABC transporter ATP-binding protein — protein sequence MSRPILEVIDLKKHYRQGAGIFSALQRWERFIPAVDGVSFDLEERETVGLVGESGCGKTTIGRTILRLTPVTSGRIVFDGHDITALSPRQLRPLRSQMQMIFQDLDAALNPKMRVRDILKEAITAHHRLADAEVTQRIGELLEQVNLKRSKLSSFPRELSGGEKRRVGIARALAVGARFIVADEPTSALDVSIQAQVVNLLRDLQRQLGLSYLFISHDLEVVQLVSHKVAVMYLGRIVEMGLADRIARAASHPYTHILWSALVERKSTETADAPVNGRTGAWGVFDFERPVSGCRFAPRCPVYEAKGRPAVCTDTATEPQLRDIGGGHHVACHFPL from the coding sequence ATGTCCAGGCCGATCCTCGAAGTCATCGACCTGAAAAAGCATTATCGCCAGGGCGCGGGAATCTTCTCCGCGCTCCAGCGGTGGGAGCGATTCATCCCGGCCGTGGACGGCGTGAGTTTCGATCTCGAGGAACGCGAGACGGTGGGTCTCGTCGGGGAATCCGGCTGCGGAAAGACGACCATCGGGAGGACCATTCTGCGGCTCACGCCGGTGACGTCCGGGAGGATCGTGTTCGACGGCCACGACATCACCGCCCTGTCGCCGCGGCAGCTGCGGCCGCTGCGCAGCCAGATGCAGATGATCTTCCAGGACCTGGACGCCGCGCTCAATCCGAAGATGCGCGTCCGGGACATCCTGAAGGAGGCGATCACCGCGCATCACCGGCTGGCCGATGCCGAGGTGACGCAGAGGATCGGCGAGCTGCTGGAGCAGGTGAATCTGAAGAGGAGCAAACTGTCCAGCTTCCCGCGGGAGCTTTCCGGAGGCGAAAAGCGCCGGGTGGGGATCGCCCGGGCCCTGGCCGTCGGCGCGCGCTTCATCGTGGCCGACGAGCCGACCAGCGCGCTCGATGTCTCGATCCAGGCTCAGGTGGTGAACCTGCTCCGTGATCTACAGCGGCAGCTCGGCCTGTCCTATCTGTTCATCTCGCATGACCTGGAGGTGGTGCAACTGGTCAGCCACAAGGTCGCGGTGATGTATCTGGGCCGGATCGTGGAGATGGGACTCGCGGACCGCATCGCCCGCGCGGCGAGCCACCCCTACACCCACATCCTGTGGTCTGCGCTGGTGGAACGAAAGAGCACGGAGACGGCCGACGCTCCGGTGAATGGGCGGACGGGCGCCTGGGGGGTGTTCGACTTCGAGCGGCCCGTGAGTGGCTGCCGGTTCGCGCCGCGCTGCCCGGTGTATGAGGCCAAGGGCCGGCCGGCCGTGTGCACCGACACGGCCACTGAGCCCCAGCTGCGCGATATCGGCGGCGGCCACCACGTCGCGTGTCATTTCCCACTCTGA
- a CDS encoding thiamine pyrophosphate-dependent enzyme, which translates to MRKTITGTGGMLLLQTLKDAGVEYLFTNPGSAETGIFAALAEDGDQRLVVGKHEGLVAAMADGYHRFSGQVGVIIAHVMGGSYQLAGQLFNAQVAGSSLLVIAGDWTSELQDYRGLAPFPGLSQAESMRPLTKEARCAYQVHANPAAITVATTRALREATTPPTGPVYLSISAELLNREGLEAQIGEAAKYQIERPGPARPQTVEAIARRLGEAQCPVLMFGDDVWRDGAQAEAVRLAEVLEAPAFNTRQIFANFPTRHPLSCGMYPVSREFEKITGLKPDLLFLVGCQGVHGSVAEPSVMQIGPNPLLMGRHYPLDVAVQCELRETLHDLGEALPRLHGSERVAAWAKRRDKVSAYARLLIEREETLVREHEHDTRVHPGVLEAQLAELLPRDSIMVQESSTARTTLLPFGYRDMGWTRSGGGSLGWGVGGAIGAKIAVGRERPVVLNLGDGALTYSAAGFWTMARYNTAILTLVSNNESYQIVRHNWAREVPDSKMVRDGKYPGLYLNAPATDYVALARAQGVDGECVTTVKDLEPALRRGVERITRDNRPYLIEVAVAREGVGADSTWYQDWQL; encoded by the coding sequence ATGCGGAAGACCATTACCGGCACCGGCGGGATGCTGCTCCTCCAGACCCTGAAGGACGCGGGCGTCGAGTACCTCTTCACGAACCCGGGCTCCGCGGAGACCGGGATCTTCGCGGCGCTGGCCGAGGATGGTGACCAGCGGCTCGTGGTCGGCAAGCACGAGGGGCTGGTCGCGGCGATGGCCGACGGCTACCACCGTTTCAGCGGCCAGGTCGGGGTCATCATCGCGCACGTGATGGGCGGCTCGTACCAGCTGGCCGGACAGCTCTTCAACGCCCAGGTGGCCGGCTCGTCGTTGCTGGTCATCGCCGGGGACTGGACGTCCGAGCTCCAGGACTATCGTGGGCTCGCGCCCTTTCCAGGCCTGAGCCAGGCCGAATCGATGCGCCCGTTGACCAAGGAGGCGCGCTGCGCCTATCAGGTGCACGCGAACCCGGCGGCCATCACCGTGGCCACCACCCGCGCGCTCCGCGAAGCCACCACCCCGCCCACCGGCCCGGTGTACCTCTCCATCAGCGCGGAGCTGCTCAATCGCGAGGGGCTCGAAGCGCAGATCGGCGAAGCGGCGAAGTATCAGATAGAACGGCCGGGGCCCGCGCGTCCGCAGACGGTCGAGGCGATCGCCCGGCGGCTCGGCGAGGCGCAGTGCCCGGTGCTGATGTTCGGTGACGACGTCTGGCGTGACGGCGCCCAGGCCGAGGCCGTGCGTCTGGCCGAAGTGCTCGAGGCGCCGGCGTTCAACACGCGGCAGATCTTCGCGAACTTCCCCACCAGGCATCCGCTCTCCTGCGGCATGTATCCGGTCTCCCGGGAGTTCGAGAAGATCACCGGCCTCAAGCCGGACCTGCTCTTCCTGGTCGGTTGCCAGGGCGTGCACGGCAGCGTGGCCGAGCCCTCGGTGATGCAGATCGGGCCCAACCCGCTGCTCATGGGCCGCCACTATCCGCTCGACGTCGCGGTGCAGTGCGAGCTGCGCGAGACGCTGCACGACCTCGGCGAGGCGCTGCCGCGCCTGCACGGCTCCGAAAGGGTTGCCGCCTGGGCCAAGCGGCGCGACAAGGTGAGCGCGTACGCCAGGCTCCTGATCGAGCGCGAGGAGACCCTCGTGCGTGAGCACGAGCACGACACGCGCGTGCATCCCGGTGTGCTCGAAGCGCAGCTCGCCGAGCTCCTGCCGCGGGACTCCATCATGGTCCAGGAAAGCTCGACCGCGCGGACGACCTTGCTGCCGTTCGGGTATCGAGACATGGGCTGGACGCGCAGCGGCGGCGGCTCGCTGGGATGGGGCGTGGGCGGCGCGATCGGCGCCAAGATCGCCGTCGGTCGCGAGCGGCCCGTCGTGCTGAACCTCGGCGACGGCGCGCTCACCTACAGCGCGGCGGGGTTCTGGACGATGGCCCGGTACAACACCGCGATCCTCACGCTCGTCTCGAACAACGAGAGCTATCAGATCGTGCGACACAACTGGGCGCGCGAGGTCCCGGACAGCAAGATGGTGCGGGACGGCAAATACCCTGGGCTCTATCTCAACGCCCCTGCGACCGATTACGTCGCGCTGGCCCGCGCTCAGGGCGTGGATGGCGAGTGCGTCACCACCGTGAAGGACCTGGAACCGGCGCTCCGGCGCGGCGTGGAGCGGATCACGCGCGACAACCGGCCGTACCTGATCGAGGTGGCGGTCGCCCGCGAAGGGGTGGGCGCCGATTCGACCTGGTATCAGGACTGGCAGCTCTGA
- a CDS encoding amidohydrolase family protein has product MRAIDIHAHLVPRSLWQAADARKDWYGFRHEPGAGVGTMVGDGKRTHFASPKVRFTPEERLKDMDAQGVDVQVVSIHTPFFGYHLDPAQGRQLARDVNDEIAAMARQWPRRFAGLATLPVQDVKAAIDELERAVTVRGLKGAELDTVVNGENWDEPRFLPLFKAAEAMGAVLFFHPQPQHNFMTQRTTRYGLSNSLGVIVEDAIVVAILIFGGILDACPGLKVCIAHGGGPACFAMGRIDRGWQARPDARQHIQQAPSTYQRRLYYDCVTGSEAALRFLLDQVGADRVVLGSDWPFVPWDPSPVAWVQGLPTLTPDEKEKILWRNLESLLKL; this is encoded by the coding sequence ATGAGGGCTATCGACATCCACGCGCATCTCGTGCCGCGGTCCCTGTGGCAGGCCGCCGACGCCCGAAAGGATTGGTACGGCTTTCGTCACGAACCCGGCGCCGGCGTCGGCACCATGGTGGGAGACGGCAAGCGCACGCACTTCGCCTCACCCAAGGTGCGCTTCACGCCGGAAGAGCGGCTGAAAGACATGGACGCGCAGGGCGTGGACGTGCAGGTGGTCTCCATCCACACGCCGTTCTTCGGCTACCACCTCGACCCGGCGCAGGGGCGGCAACTGGCGCGCGACGTCAACGACGAGATCGCGGCGATGGCCCGGCAGTGGCCCCGGCGCTTCGCGGGCCTGGCCACGCTGCCCGTGCAGGACGTCAAGGCGGCGATCGACGAGCTGGAGCGCGCGGTGACCGTCCGCGGTCTGAAGGGGGCCGAGCTCGACACGGTGGTGAACGGCGAGAACTGGGACGAGCCGAGGTTCCTGCCGCTGTTCAAGGCGGCGGAGGCCATGGGGGCCGTGCTCTTCTTCCACCCGCAGCCGCAGCACAACTTCATGACGCAGCGCACGACCCGCTACGGGCTCTCCAACAGCCTCGGCGTCATCGTCGAGGACGCGATCGTCGTCGCGATCCTGATCTTTGGCGGGATCCTCGACGCGTGTCCCGGCCTCAAGGTGTGCATCGCCCATGGCGGCGGGCCGGCCTGCTTCGCCATGGGGCGCATCGACCGGGGCTGGCAGGCCCGCCCCGACGCGCGTCAGCACATCCAGCAAGCGCCGAGCACGTACCAGCGCCGCCTCTACTACGACTGTGTGACCGGCAGCGAGGCGGCGCTCCGCTTCCTGCTCGATCAGGTGGGCGCCGACCGCGTGGTGCTCGGCAGCGACTGGCCCTTCGTGCCGTGGGATCCCTCGCCCGTCGCCTGGGTGCAAGGTCTCCCGACCCTGACCCCGGACGAGAAGGAGAAGATCCTCTGGCGGAATCTGGAATCGCTGCTGAAGCTGTAG
- a CDS encoding ABC transporter ATP-binding protein: MGAPLLEIDNLKTYFHSRSKQAFIRAVDGVTIAIARGETLSVVGESGSGKSVTALSIVGLIGAGPGVISGKIVFRADGSERNLLQDLEDYVTLGERDGRIMKVSKDESGWEENVERILAEVRGKAIAMIFQNPKSALNPFVTVGDQITEAIRLHTPKKDPKEAKARALDWLERVKIDSPRLRFDNYPYALSGGMCQRVMIAMALSSEPSLLIADEPTTGLDATIQSKIVGLLGELKAELGITTLLISHDIRVVSRLADSVAVMYGGTVVEYGPAADVLAAGFAPKHPYTAALLASIPSVQNVREKGYLPAIEGEVPDPIETRRGCRFYGRCNRVTDDIREQCARHEPELKAVMPGHHVRCWLYVD; this comes from the coding sequence ATGGGGGCGCCGCTTCTCGAGATCGACAACTTGAAGACCTACTTCCACTCCCGGAGCAAGCAGGCGTTCATTCGCGCGGTGGATGGGGTGACGATCGCGATCGCCCGGGGCGAGACCCTCAGCGTGGTGGGCGAGAGCGGTAGCGGCAAGAGCGTCACCGCCCTCTCCATCGTGGGCCTGATCGGCGCCGGGCCGGGCGTGATCAGCGGCAAGATCGTGTTCCGAGCCGACGGCAGTGAGAGAAACCTGCTCCAGGATCTGGAGGACTACGTCACCCTGGGGGAGCGGGACGGCAGGATCATGAAGGTGTCCAAGGACGAGAGCGGCTGGGAGGAGAACGTCGAGCGCATCCTGGCGGAGGTGCGGGGGAAGGCAATCGCCATGATCTTCCAGAACCCCAAGTCGGCGCTCAATCCCTTCGTAACGGTCGGGGACCAGATCACCGAGGCCATCCGTCTGCATACGCCGAAGAAAGATCCAAAGGAAGCGAAGGCGCGCGCCCTCGACTGGCTCGAGCGGGTCAAGATCGATTCTCCGCGTCTACGCTTCGATAACTATCCATACGCGCTGTCGGGCGGCATGTGTCAGCGTGTCATGATCGCGATGGCGCTCTCGTCCGAGCCATCCCTCCTCATCGCGGACGAGCCCACCACGGGTCTGGACGCCACGATCCAGTCCAAGATCGTCGGTCTGCTCGGCGAGCTCAAGGCCGAACTCGGAATCACGACGCTGCTCATCAGCCACGATATCCGGGTTGTCTCACGGCTCGCCGACAGCGTGGCGGTGATGTACGGCGGGACGGTCGTGGAGTACGGCCCGGCGGCCGATGTTCTGGCGGCGGGGTTTGCCCCCAAACATCCGTATACGGCCGCCCTGCTCGCGTCCATACCGAGCGTGCAGAACGTGCGCGAAAAAGGCTACCTGCCGGCCATCGAGGGCGAGGTGCCCGATCCCATCGAGACGCGCCGGGGGTGCCGGTTTTACGGCCGCTGCAACCGCGTGACGGACGACATCCGGGAGCAATGCGCGCGTCACGAGCCGGAGTTGAAGGCGGTGATGCCGGGCCATCATGTGCGCTGCTGGCTGTACGTCGACTGA